agtgtAGGGGTTGGAACATGGAGTTACAAGGAGAGAGACAGCCTGGGTCCCGCAATTCAGTTCTCCCTCCGGGCAGAGCCCCCTCCATAGAGTGGGGTGCAGAGAGTTTGGTGGGTGGGaacatggatgagttgggtgAGGACCTAGTGGGTGTTAAGTGTCACGGAGAACGCTGATGTCACATCCACTCTGGCACAGACACAGTGAGATCTCATTAAACAGTGAGAAGTTAGTGGGTGTTGAATTTCAAGGGGCTTGGGTGTTTTGGTATATGGAAGGAAAGTGTGAAAAGGGAGCAGGCAGTCAGAAAATGAAATGGAATGCTGCCTGTACTGCTTTTgagtcaaattcaaagtaaatttttattgTCACACACACAAGTAAtcagcataatcaaggaccccacccacaAGAAACTACAGCGttatactgagctgtgtccacatcacagaaaccagcctcccctccacggactctgtctacacttctcactgcctcagtgaagcagccagaataatcaaagaccccacccacaccggacatcctctcttctcccctctcctgtcggcaaaagatacaaaagcctgaaagcacgtaccaccaggctcaactccacagcttctaccctgctgtgaTCAGACTAATGAATTTACAGTTCCTCATATGTTACTTGACTAGTGACCTCTCTGTAGGTTGCAAAgtttgccatccagacagatcatttgaAATCATAACTACATCAACGATAATAAGCCAAAGATTAGTGAAacacttacagcagcatcacaggcacagagcatcagaaacacaacattcacaaggaaATGACGCATGAAAGGTTATAATTTCAATAAAAAGAGAAATCCGTCGTAATGCCAACTGGTCACAGCGTCGCTATACTGAGTGATTCGGGTCGTGCCAGTcagttcaagaaccgaatggttgaagggaagtagcaaCGTTTCATTCCCTCACAACTAACCACTAAGCTCTGTGcccttgacctcaatacctcgtggtgcaactggatcctggatttcctcacttgcagaccccagtcagtttggattggcaacagcatctcctccacgatctccatcagcccaGCTGcagcacaagactgtgtgcttagccccctgctctactcactttatacttatgactgtgtggctaagcacagctccaatgccatcacTGTTGATGGCTGAATCAAaggcggtgatgaatcagcatacagggtAGGGTGGCTCTTTTGTTAAAAAATGaactcaaatccttagaaagaggagaCACATGATCGGAAGACATAGAATCATTGTGGGCAGAGTTAAAGAACTGTAAGGGCAAGATGACCCTGAAGGGAACTACAAGGAAgtctccgaacagtagccagcatgtgggctacaaattgcaatgggagatagaagagGCATAGCAAAAGGGCAACATTACGATAGTCATGGCGATTtgaatatgcaagtagattgggaaaatcaggttggtcctggatcccaagagagagaaacTGTAgggtgcctatgagatggctttttagagcagcttgtggttgacccATTTGAGGATCAGCTATCCTGaagtgggtgttgtgtaatgacccagatttgattcgggagcttaggagatagtgatcataatatgacagaattcaccctgcactttgagagggagaagctacagTCAGATATATCAGCACTACAGTGGTGTAAGGGGAATCATAGAGGCATGAGCGAGGATCTAGCCAAAGTTGAGTGGAAGTGGACacaagcagagcagcaatagctggagtttctgggagcaatttgagaAGTACagggtagatacatcccaaagaaaaagtattctaaaggcacgatatcacaaccatggctgacaagtcaaagccaacataaaagcaaaagagaggccatagaatagagcaaaaattagtgagaaggtagaggattgggaagcttttaaaaactaacagaaggcaactggaaAACCCTAAagggggaaaaaatgaaatatgaaggtaagctagcccaaagaggataccaaaagttttttcagatatataatgagtaaaagagagatgagagtagatattggaccgctggaaagtgacactggagaggtggtaacgggggacaaggaaatggtggacaaactgaataagcattttgcatcagtcttcactagcaGTAGGCCAGAAGTTCGAGTATTAGGGAtcaagaagtgagtgtagttgctattactgagcttgtgaagctgaaaggtcagaaggtagataagtcacctcgaccagatggactacattccagggtttcgaaagaggcagctgaagagattgcagaggaaatagtaatgatctttcaagaatcaatagattctggcattgctccagaggattggaaaattgcaaatgtcactccactcttgaagaaaagagggaggcagaagaaaggaaattataggccacttatTCTGAcctagttgggaagatgttggagtctgttGTTAAGGGTGTGGgtccagggtacttggagacacatgacaaaataggccgtagtcagcatggttccgttgacggaaaatcttgcctgatatatctgtttgaattctttgaagaaataacaggcaggatagacaaaggagtcagtggatgtagtgtgtttggattttcagaaggcctttgacaaggtgccattcatgaggccgcttaacaaaacaagagcccatggtattatagtaaatatactggcatggattgaagattggctgtctggcagaaggcaaataatgagaataaagggagccttttctgactggatgccggtgactagtggtgttctgcagaggttggtgttgggattgattctttttatgttgtatgtcaactATCTGTGGCCAGGTTTGCGAATGATACGATGATAGTTagagggtcaggtagtgttgaggaagcagggaggctacagaaggacttagacaggtttgggaaattggcaaagaagtggcagatggaatacaatgtcaggaagtgtatgatcatgcaccttgggagaaggaataaaagcatatactgttttctaaacggggagtaAATTCAAAAATTCGAGGTAcaaaggggacttgggagtccttgtgcaggattccctaaaggttaacttgcagtttgagtcagtgatgaggaaggcaaatgcaatgttagcattcatttcaagaggtctagaaaatAATaatggatgtaatgttgaggttttataagtcactggtgaggcctcacttggagtattgtgagcagctttgggccccttatctcagaaaagatgtgctgacattggagagggtcagaggaggtgcatgagaatgattccataaCGGAAAagcttattgtatgaggagtatttgatggctctgggcctgtactcactggaattcagaagaatgagggaggatctcattgaaacctaccgaatgttgaaagacctagatagagtggatgtgaagaggatgtttcctttggtgggggagtctaggacctgagggcacagcctcagaatagaggggcgtccatttagaatggatttgaggaggatttttttttaggcaggtggtggtgaatctgtggaattcgttgccacaggcggcagtggaggccaagtcgctgggtgtattaaatgctgaggttgacaagttcttgattagtaaggatgtgaaaggttacggggagaaggcaggacaatggggttgagagggaaatgaatcagccatgatagaatggtgaagcagactcgatgggccggatggcctaattctgctcctacatcttatggtcttggtttctgtagattcagcatgtcatctgaaacttttaCAATCGATATGATGTGGTTCATCCCTCCCCCTATAGATGGGAACCATAGAGGAAGGAAATAACTGAGAAAAAAACATGAAATGTCCATCCTGCTTGGTACTGATGAAGTGGCCGGTGCACCCCGTGGACCGCCACTGGAGGGCAGCTTCTCTCTATGCcttcctggtgaatcttctcttgGTGAAGCGTTCTTGGTTCATGTGCAGGGACGCCAGATTCATCAGCAGAGGACGCTGCTGTCGCTTCCCTGAGACCCTGTCAGATCACTGGCCAGTATGATCAAATATCGCCGTTTGTCAgctcatctgaaactttgacagaattctgtagatgcacagtggagagtatcctgactggttgcatcatggcctggtatggaaacactaatactCAGGACTGGGGGACCCTACAgacagtagtggatacagcccagtccatcgtaggcaattctctccccaccactgagcacatttacatggagcactggcacaagaaagcagcaccagTCATCAAGGACTGCCTCACCATCTTTTCTTGCTCCTACTAtccggcaggaggtacaggagccttacgtcccacaccaccagattcaggaactgttattaccctacaaccatcagactcctgaaccagtgtagataactttactcacctcagcactgaactgattccacaacctatggactcactttcaaggacttgaccactcttgttctcaatattaataatttactttttttattaCTTTATTTGTTTTACTCTTGTTGTTTATTGATTGCTCCTATTTCCACactggatgtttgtcagtctctaTTACGATTAGctttttcacaaattctattgtttttctttatcttcctgtaaatgcctgcaagaaaatgaacctcagatcCCACGTAGCGCTAATTCGTTACAATGCTTTATTTGTTAATGCTTCAATTCTTTATTGAAATGTtttaaaatgtcaacaattcatTCTAAACAACACTTAAAACTTCTCGAGTGGACGCCATTAAACATTCAATGAGCCAATGAGAGCACCTTACACACACTCTGAGCCACTCACAGTTCACACTATGCCTCCCTCACGTGTGTAAGCATTCTCAATCCCTCAAcaattatttccatttttttcaCCCATAATGTCTGAAAATTGgcctgcaacttccagtgaggGTAGTGCATCTGAGATGTCTAGGAAGAGCATTAGCATGGATGTGAAATTGTAAGTGAGATGACATTTGGAAGCTGGTGAGTATCAGGTTGATGTTGGCGCCTCTTTGAAATTGGCTACATTGACGATCGGAACAATTATAAAAAATGCAGACAAGATGAAAGCTTCTGCAATGACGACCTCAAAGTTATCATCAATGAAGATGACTCATTCAAGGAGCCATTTGCTTGAAAAAATGGAAAATAGACTAAATATATGGGTGGATGACCGAACACAATGAAACATGCCCCTAAGCTAGCTGATAATAATGGAAAAGGCAAAAAGCATCATCAATTATAttcaagaagaagaagatgatGATACGTTGGTGACATTCACAGGCAGCAGTGGTTGGTTTGACAGATTCAAACAGTGGAGTAACCTCCGTAGCATACGTATCTCTGGTGAAGCCGACAGTGCAGACAGCAAGGCAGCCCAGGGTTCTCTGCAGCACGGAAGGCCATAATCGAAAAGGACAACTATCCTCCCAAGCTTGTCTTCAGTGTGGATGAAACGGGCTTATTTTGGAAAAGACTGCCTTCTCGTGCTTTCATCTCCCAAGAAGAGAAACATGCATCTGGGTTCAAGGCTGCAAAGGACCATTTAATTCTCTTGCTGGCAGGCAATGCTAAAGGTGACTTTAAGTTAAATCCTATGATTGTGTATCACTCTGAAACACCATGAGCAATAAAAGGCATTTTAAAGTCATATAAACCAATCTAGCTTGAACCTAAGGCATTGTTGGTGCTGAATAATGCCCCAAGCCACCCTGAGAATCCTGAAACGCTTTGGACCTGCATTCCTGTAGAAGTGGTTTACCTTccacccaacaccacctcattactcCAACCAATGGATTAAGGAATAATATAAAATTTTAAAGCCTACTACCTTCATCACACATTCAGGCAACTTGTAGAGGAAACAAAAGGCCAAGACAACAAATCCATCAGGCAATTTTGGAAAAACTACATCATGAAAGCTGTAGACAGTATTAGAGCAGCCTGGGGTGAAGTAACTTCAAACTGCATGAACAGACTGTGCAAGAAGCTATGGCCAGAAGCATGCAATGCCATCCTAGGACTTCAGGCGAAACCAGTCATCCAAAATATCATGAATTGGCCAGTGAAGAGAGATTAGAAGacggtgggaggagagagagcagcacacCACACGTGCACAGCCCTCcaatgaaaaatgatatcgtatctgttaaataggggccgtggacaattctgatttgatggagagggacgtgaaagcacagaggaacatctggagaaatttctgaaacgcttgttcgctgctgtcgttactgcgtggtcaggaatctttcggagggtaggcctcaaaatccccggctttgcctgctgttggcgatcgAGGTTgcggtcgaatcgttcagacagagatggcgctcagtactcggtgtcagagagctgatcagaggctcgaagttttcagatgactcagagtcggactatggtcggcacagcagggagagtttttcttccttctcccgtctgcgtgagatgtgggacatttgagagactttgaacttttactgtgctcatggacttcttcatcaagttatggtattgttacactgttgtaactatatgttataatcatgtggttttgtcagttttttcagtcttggtctgtcctgtgttttgtgatatcacaccggaggaaatattgtatcatttcttaatgcatacattactaaatgacaataaaagaggactacgtgtcttcataatctaaagatGGCGATGTTGAAGAGTTACTGTATTCTCATGGTGAGAGCCTTAATAACAAAGAGCTTCAAGAATTGGCAGAGCAATGCCTCCTGGGTGAATCTGAGGACGtggatggagaagaggaaacaccggcaagaaacctcaccacaaaattcctcACACTAGCATCACCACGATCACACTGTGGAGAGGGAGGAATATTCCCGTGATATATTGGGTAGAGtctactactctctgcagcttcttatgttcctgtgcatttgaattgccataccagaccatgatgcatccAATGAGAACACTTttttgtaagtatctaaaaaaaaatgggatctaggcaaatcaaacttcttagataactgttcaaaagatataaaacagttatccagaaataagtcatgaaaacatgttatacctttcgttttccatttcaaaaaggcttggtccataacCGAGGGCTGAAAAATTCGTCATGTAAAAGCAGAAAAactatgaaaccacagccacactgcctggGTCAAgctgcccctctaaacttagtcaccggagaagaatggcacttgtaagagaggctccTGTGtcgccaacagtcactctgagtgaactgcagaagtcagtggctgcaactggagatgaagttctcATCACTCCATAGTCTCTAAGGCCTTGGACAAAAAGCGTACTTATGGAatagtggcaaggaagaagccccgGCTTAAAAAAtaagcatatccttgcccataaagactttgccaAAGCATCCCTTAGAAGTGAAAGAAGATCTTGCAGTTGGATGAGAGACTAAAGTGTAACTTTTTGGCCTCAAAACTAAGGGGTacatgtggcataaatctaatactgcacatcagccaggtaacaccatcccttctgtaaagtatggtggagatagcatcatgctatgggtatgtttttcagcagcagggactggaaatctgattAGGATTGATGGGAAATGCTGATAAATACAGACAGACCCTGGTTAAAAACCTGTTGGTCTCTGCCAAAAAGCTTAAACTGGGCAAGAAGTTAGACAATGACCCAaatcacactgccagagcaaccatggtgtggcttcaaatgaagaaaattgatgtcctttcagtggcccagtcagagtcctgaccttaacctgatcgaacatctctggcaagacctcaagattgctgtccactgccgctccccaactaacctggcacagtttgagcaattttgcaaggaggaatgggcaaatcttgcttcatcacattgtgcaaagttaATAGACACTTattcaaaaagactactggctgtaatagctgtgagaggtggttcaactatgTACTGAGTTGAGAAGATGAGATTCAATGTGATACATAACCAGCCACATGACATTATTGTTGAGGTCAATGCTGCAGAGCAcatatcctttgaaatgataacaccgaggaatttaaagttgctgaccctctccaccgatgaggactggctccactcagccagattttcaatctccctccgttGAGGCTACTGTCTTGTACACCCGGGATGATGGTGGTCGCCTTGAAGCCTGTGGGGATAGTGGACTGTTCCAGAGggatgttgaagatgtctgttagAACCTCTTAACTGGGCtacacagtccctcagcacccgACAGCTGTGTTATCAGGCCCCACAGCTTTACATGAGCTGACCCTGGCTAGGGTCTTCCTCGCGTCAGCTGTGGCCAGATCAGCTAGGGCCTGCTCCTTGGAGATGGGTGTGTTCTTCCTCACTGGCACAAACTGAGGGTAAAAGACCAGTCACCCAGCCTGTCAGGAGGGAAAGTGTCATTGTTGTTGGTGCATGTGGGGGACTTGTAGTCTGTTATGGTCTGAATACCCTGCTACATATGCCCTGTGTCTCTGGTGTCACAGAAATGGCTGTCTGTGAATAATCCTGTTTTGCCTTTCTGACAGTGCGGGAAAACCATCTGTGTGCCGGACTCAATTAGAAAAATACTACTTCTATTGCAGTGCAAAGTGGTCACAATGTTGCTGTACTGAGGTGGTGATCagggttgtgccagttggttcagAAACTGAATACTTTATACTTGAAGGGAttgattgaagggaagtagctgttcctgaacctggtggtgtgggacttaaggcttctgtacctcctgcccgatgggagctgtgagaagatgggaaGGCCCGGATGGTGTAATTAGGAATAATGTGGACATGCTGGTCTCCCAACCTAGAAGGAGATGTTTGACACAGAGGAAGAGTGGTGAAGAGCCTTCAGAGGGATGGTAGTAGGTATGTTCTATTGAGTGGACTAGGCATCTTTGCTCAGGGATTTTATTTGGGGAGGCGGGAGAATTCCCAGTGTCAACTATTTATACATTATCATAGATTctgtctcacctgctgagttcctccagcgttttgtgtgttgctctggatttgtgTGAAAGGGGAGGTGCTGTTGGGAGTGGTGGGGGCAGGCGAGCGATATTGAGTGTCATTGAGACCGGTGTTAGGGataggaggaggagagagtcagGCACTCCCACGGCACTGCTGGAGAGAGGGGGCCGCGATGGTCGACTGATGGAGGTTGGAAAGATCCCTCCGAGGCAGGGAAACGCTTTGTAACGACGGGTTCTGAGCGGAGGGAGGACCGCCCGGACATcgatggtggtggtgggaggtAAAGGTCAGTGAGTTTTTTGGTGAATGGGGGAGTGAAGACCATCATCCCCAACATTGGCCTGCAAGGGATCCCGGTAACGCAGCCGGGTCAGGCCAAGCATCGCCATGGAAACAGACCGCGCTTGCGCGCCCCGGAATCTCCGCTGGCATCGGGGCGGGTCTGATGTAGCGTCACTAACCCAAACACGCCACGCCCCCTAGTACCCTCAACCAATTAGAGACGTGTCCAGCatgttcccctccctctctctctcttcccccccccaacaACCGCGCAGCAGCCAATCGGGAGTCAGGGCACTTTCCATTGCTTCCAATCAGTCAACCGAACCCCCATTTAGCCAATGTCAGCGCAGGCTCGTAACAGCCTTCAACTGAGCGACCAATTGGAGAGGGTCGGTGGAACTCGAGGGGAGCGAGCTGCCAATCGGAGTGGAGACCAGGAACCCATGAGTTTGACCGACGCGGGCGCAACCCAATCGGTCGTTGCGATCAGGCCCCCGGTTTACGAGCGGGGGCTGGCGGAGCGCTGGTGACGGGCGGCCTGAGATCGCGGGCCGCGGGGGTGGGCCAACGCTGGAGTTTGCAGTTGAAGACAGAAGGAAAGGTGAGGGTGACGCTGACGCCGCTATGTCTGAGGTATTGGGTCCGCCGTCGGCTTGGAGGAGGAAGTGGTGGAGTGGTCGGGCGATCCTTCCGACTGGGCACCAATTAACGAGCTGAGGGGCCCGGGCGCTGCAGCACGCGCGTCCGTCCTTCCTGACGTCATGACGCCAGTCAACGAATGTCCGCGCCTTGCCTTGTGCCTGCTGATGGCTGGGTCAGCCTAATTGCCTGCTCCCCGGAGCTCCGCTGTCACTTGGACAACGGGGCCGTCCTTAGACCTCCTACTCCCCTTCTACTCAGGCAGCGGCCGCCGCCACTCCCAACCTCCCCGCCTACCTGGCCGCGCCCTGGAGCTCGATATCCTTGTTATCAGGTTCTGGGAAATAAACTAATGCAGCACGCCTGCCCAGTCGCCTGGGGTCGTTGTGGAGCCTGCTTGACTTAATGAACATACCCCGCTCCTGTCATTGGCCCGGGGTCCGGCGCCTGGTCACCAGAAATGAGATGGACACGGGTGTAACCGTCCACCGTCGGTCTTCACTCCCCACCCCAAGACCCTGTCCGATCCTTTTGTTGCGTCTGGGTTCAAGGTCTGCGGCTCTGATGGTGGGCGTGAGAATTTGGgatggtcaacgtttcgggttgagcagcgtcggtgggaggggaggggttggggttgtcCAAGTCTCTGGTCGAAACCCTACTCCTCATTCCTTATTTTTACCCCGCTATCTAATTTTCATTCCCGTCTCCTCAACCCATCACCTCACTAATCCCCACCCTCTGCCCcgtctccctcttccccaccccatCTCCTCCCTCCGCGCCCCCGCCCCATCTCCTCCTTCCGCGCCGCGACCCggccccatctcccccacccgcCCGTCTTGCTCTGATCTCCTACcaacctctctctctgtcctcccctgCTGACCCCCCtaacctctccccttctcccccacaGGTGCCGGCGTCTGGTGGTGTCGCGGCTCCATGGCGTGCCGGGAGGTGCAGGCGGCCACCGGGCTAGCGCTGCTGTGTGGAGTGTGCTCTCTGGGTGGGCTGCTGGCTGCCACACTGCTACCACGCTGGCGGCTTCAGCGTCTGGCCTCGGCCAGCCGGCACCAGCCCAACCTGAGCGTCAGCTCTGGGCTCTGGACCCGCTGCGTGAGAGCACAGGGTGAGGCCCGTTGCACCTTCCGCGACCCCGACTGGTACCGCTCACTTGACCAGCTCGACCTGCGGCTGTTACAGCTGGCACTGCCACTGGCCCTGACTGCCGCTACCGCCGCCGCTCTGCTGGGTGCCCTCGGCCTCTGTCACGCTGCTTGCAGCGGCCGTGCCCCCCGTGCCGGCCTGGCCCGCTGCCTGGTCAACAGCGCTGGCTGCCAGCTGGTGGCTGGCTTACTCGACCTGCTGGCTGCCGGCCTGGTACTAGGTCCCACTGTCTGGCTGCTGCTCCATACTAGCCGTCTAAACCGGCGCTACGGGCCGACTTGGAGCGCGGGGCCCGCCGCCTACTTAGCTCTGGGCAGCGGTGGCGGGCTGGCACTGGCCGGTGGGCTGTTGCTGCTCTGGTACTGTGCCTGCCGTCCACCGCCCGTGCTGCTTTGGCAGCCGCTGGCCCCAACCCCTCTCCCAGCCCAATTTCAGCACTACCCATACCCGCTATCCGCTCCCACTGCCTACTTGGCCGAGCCCTCCGGCCGCCGTTCCCGTCTCTCCACCCTGGAGATCGATATCCCTGTCATCAGGCAGCAGGCGTGCTAAGGGGGGGAGGGGCAGTGGGGGACAGCGATGGGGGTGTTGAGTGATTGGGCTGCTTTGTCCTCCGCTTGTCCCCAGAACCACAAACACCCCTAGGATGGGATGTACGCACAGAGGAGGATCCCCTCACTCGCTCCCTTCCTCACACACCCCTAACACTTCTTGTCTCAGACGTGCACATTGCCACGCATTCACCGGATTGCTTCTCACAATATACAGAGATGCACTCTTATATTCAATTacacatagagagagagagagagacacacacacacacagtcacaagggCCCACAAACACTATCTCACACACAGGATCTCTCTGGCATGTACACtacctgtctgtctctgtctctctctctctctctcacacacacacacacacacacacacacacacacacacacatgttgtACATCTCTCCTTCTAGGGTTCCCTTTTGCTCGGTTTCCACTATTCCTTCCAAGTCAtttctctctcatatacacactaTCAGTTCACCTGCTGTATTCGCCTGCAGCTTGGTGCCAACTGTATTCCGTGACCGAGACATGAAGTACCGAGGACTCTGACGGGGCATTTAACCCAGGGAACAATGCAACTCGTGGATGATCTAATTGCGCTGTGAATGTGGATACCTCCTTCCACCTGCTAACTCTGCTCTCATTGCCTATTCATTCATTGTCTGGGTGTGGGTGTCATTCATGAGTATAATCATTACTCATTTGTTCCCTGCTCCCCATGAAGGTGGGGGTGAACCGAAGGTGCTCCAATGGTGCCATTGATAAAGGGAGTTCCTGGGATTTTGACCTAGTGATAGAGGTCAATTTTTCCTCAGTTGGCCAGTGCAAGAGCGGGGCTTGTTTCCTTGTGCCCACTGGCCTTGTCCTCTGGGCGGGAAAggcagagagactgcagatgctgcaacctGTATCCTGTATCTTGTGACTCAGTGGGCCGAGCAGCTTCTGCGGAGGGGAAAGGTGCCAGTGGATGTTCCGGGTGGTTCGGGGAGGTGCTGTCGGAGTAGTCCCGGGCGAGTAACTGTGGTGACAGTGCAGTGTCCAGTGTTGTTCTGCAAGTGCTGAATTGTGATGTTCTGATTGTGTTACAGCA
The sequence above is drawn from the Mobula birostris isolate sMobBir1 chromosome X, sMobBir1.hap1, whole genome shotgun sequence genome and encodes:
- the cldn12 gene encoding claudin-12 isoform X1; protein product: MVVVGGKGAGVWWCRGSMACREVQAATGLALLCGVCSLGGLLAATLLPRWRLQRLASASRHQPNLSVSSGLWTRCVRAQGEARCTFRDPDWYRSLDQLDLRLLQLALPLALTAATAAALLGALGLCHAACSGRAPRAGLARCLVNSAGCQLVAGLLDLLAAGLVLGPTVWLLLHTSRLNRRYGPTWSAGPAAYLALGSGGGLALAGGLLLLWYCACRPPPVLLWQPLAPTPLPAQFQHYPYPLSAPTAYLAEPSGRRSRLSTLEIDIPVIRQQAC
- the cldn12 gene encoding claudin-12 isoform X2, whose translation is MACREVQAATGLALLCGVCSLGGLLAATLLPRWRLQRLASASRHQPNLSVSSGLWTRCVRAQGEARCTFRDPDWYRSLDQLDLRLLQLALPLALTAATAAALLGALGLCHAACSGRAPRAGLARCLVNSAGCQLVAGLLDLLAAGLVLGPTVWLLLHTSRLNRRYGPTWSAGPAAYLALGSGGGLALAGGLLLLWYCACRPPPVLLWQPLAPTPLPAQFQHYPYPLSAPTAYLAEPSGRRSRLSTLEIDIPVIRQQAC